In one Parageobacillus genomosp. 1 genomic region, the following are encoded:
- a CDS encoding redox-sensing transcriptional repressor Rex yields the protein MSNEQPKIPQATAKRLPLYYRFLKNLHASGKQRVSSAELSEAVKVDPATIRRDFSYFGALGKKGYGYNVNYLLSFFRKTLDQDEITEVALFGVGNLGTAFLNYNFSKNNNTKIVMAFDVDERKVGTEVGGVPVYHLDELEDRLHEGIPVAILTVPAHVAQWITDRLVQKGIKGILNFTPARLNVPKHIRVHHIDLAVELQSLVYFLKNYPLE from the coding sequence ATGAGCAATGAACAGCCAAAAATTCCGCAAGCAACGGCCAAACGTTTGCCGTTATACTATCGTTTTTTAAAAAATTTACACGCTTCCGGAAAACAACGCGTTTCTTCTGCCGAGCTGAGCGAGGCGGTTAAAGTCGATCCTGCGACGATCCGCCGCGATTTTTCTTATTTTGGCGCGCTTGGCAAAAAGGGATACGGATATAATGTCAACTATTTGTTGTCATTTTTCCGGAAAACGCTCGATCAAGACGAGATAACGGAAGTTGCGTTATTTGGAGTTGGGAACTTAGGCACCGCATTTTTAAACTATAATTTCTCGAAAAACAATAATACGAAAATTGTGATGGCATTTGACGTAGATGAAAGAAAAGTCGGTACAGAAGTCGGCGGGGTGCCCGTCTATCATTTGGATGAATTAGAAGACCGTCTTCACGAGGGAATTCCAGTAGCGATTTTAACGGTGCCTGCCCATGTCGCCCAATGGATTACCGACCGTCTTGTCCAAAAAGGAATTAAAGGGATTTTAAATTTTACGCCGGCGCGCTTGAACGTACCGAAACATATTCGCGTCCACCATATCGACTTAGCGGTCGAATTGCAGTCGCTCGTTTATTTTTTGAAAAACTATCCGCTTGAATAA
- a CDS encoding ABC-F family ATP-binding cassette domain-containing protein, with product MIILQVNQLTKYFGADLILSNIKLEIQSKDRIALVGRNGAGKSTLLKIIAGEMSYDSGEIMKPKEVTIGYLAQDSGLHSSLSIWEEMMTVFAPLKAMEKQLRALEMQMGDPDLLADASRYEKLLKEYDTLQERYKEQGGYQYEADIRSILHGLQFSKYDYMTTPVQSLSGGQRTRLALGKLLLTKPDLLILDEPTNHLDLETLTWLEQYLQTYPGAILIVSHDRYFLDKVVTQVFELSRSTLKRYSGNYSRYLEKRAEEYERERKLYEKQQEEIAKLQDFIQRNIARASTTKRAQSRRKRLEKMERMEKPVGDEKAASFSFEIERESGNDVLIAEDVAVGYDADQPIIHNVRFRITRGESIALIGPNGIGKSTLLKAIVNKLPLQAGRFRYGSNVQIGYYDQNQADLSSNKRVLDELWDEYPDKTEKEIRTVLGNFLFSGDDVLKPVSALSGGEKARLALAKLMMQKANFLILDEPTNHLDLDSKEVLENALIEYPGTILFVSHDRYFINRIATKIYELSSDGITEYLGDYDYYIAKKEEMLELERLIAAEQPQTNVNLPDGESKKKSSYEQEKEAKKLERQRKRRIEEIEAEISELEQQIAHVEEQLCDPDIYQDHEKVQQLTKENEEMKQKLDLLLAEWEELHTLK from the coding sequence ATGATCATTTTACAAGTGAATCAACTGACAAAATATTTTGGCGCTGACCTTATTTTATCGAATATAAAATTAGAAATACAATCCAAAGACCGAATTGCGCTCGTCGGAAGAAACGGAGCAGGAAAATCGACGCTATTAAAGATCATTGCCGGTGAAATGTCTTACGATAGCGGAGAGATTATGAAACCAAAAGAAGTAACGATCGGCTATCTCGCTCAGGACAGCGGTCTTCACTCTTCGTTGTCGATTTGGGAAGAAATGATGACAGTATTCGCCCCATTAAAGGCCATGGAAAAGCAATTGCGCGCGCTGGAAATGCAAATGGGCGATCCTGATTTGCTCGCAGATGCATCCCGTTATGAAAAATTATTAAAAGAATACGACACGCTACAGGAGCGTTATAAAGAACAAGGCGGTTACCAATACGAAGCCGATATCCGCTCCATTTTACACGGTTTGCAGTTTTCTAAGTACGATTATATGACGACTCCTGTCCAATCGTTAAGCGGCGGACAGCGAACGCGGCTGGCGCTCGGAAAATTGCTTTTAACGAAACCCGATTTGCTTATTTTGGACGAGCCGACCAACCATTTAGACCTCGAAACGTTAACATGGCTTGAGCAATATTTACAAACGTATCCTGGCGCTATTTTAATCGTCTCCCATGACCGCTACTTTCTCGATAAGGTCGTCACTCAAGTATTCGAGCTATCGCGCTCGACATTAAAGCGGTATAGCGGAAATTACAGCCGCTACTTAGAGAAACGGGCAGAGGAATACGAACGGGAACGAAAACTATATGAAAAACAGCAAGAAGAAATTGCAAAGCTGCAAGACTTTATTCAACGCAATATCGCCCGCGCTTCGACAACCAAACGCGCGCAGAGCAGAAGAAAACGGCTAGAAAAAATGGAAAGAATGGAGAAGCCAGTTGGGGATGAAAAAGCTGCCTCATTTTCCTTCGAAATCGAGCGGGAAAGCGGCAATGACGTGTTAATCGCTGAAGATGTCGCAGTGGGATATGATGCGGATCAGCCAATTATTCATAATGTCCGCTTTCGCATCACGCGCGGGGAAAGCATCGCTCTGATTGGTCCGAACGGAATCGGCAAATCCACGTTGTTAAAAGCGATTGTCAACAAACTCCCGCTGCAAGCAGGGCGTTTCCGCTACGGCTCAAACGTGCAAATCGGCTACTATGACCAAAACCAGGCCGACTTGTCCTCGAATAAGCGCGTGCTCGATGAACTTTGGGATGAATATCCCGACAAAACGGAAAAAGAAATCCGCACCGTGCTCGGAAACTTCTTATTCTCCGGGGACGATGTACTAAAGCCTGTATCGGCGCTCAGCGGTGGCGAAAAAGCAAGACTGGCGCTCGCCAAATTGATGATGCAAAAAGCAAACTTCCTTATTTTAGACGAACCGACCAACCATCTTGATTTAGACAGCAAAGAAGTGCTTGAGAATGCCTTAATTGAATACCCTGGAACGATTTTGTTCGTTTCCCATGACCGCTACTTTATCAACCGCATCGCCACGAAAATATACGAACTTTCTAGCGATGGAATTACTGAATATTTAGGTGACTATGACTACTATATCGCCAAAAAAGAAGAAATGCTGGAACTCGAACGCCTCATCGCTGCGGAGCAACCGCAAACAAACGTGAACCTTCCTGATGGGGAATCAAAGAAAAAATCGAGTTATGAGCAAGAAAAAGAAGCAAAAAAGCTAGAACGGCAGCGCAAGCGCCGCATTGAAGAAATCGAAGCGGAAATTAGCGAATTAGAACAACAAATTGCGCACGTTGAAGAACAATTATGTGATCCTGATATTTATCAAGATCACGAAAAAGTGCAACAGCTGACAAAAGAGAACGAGGAAATGAAACAAAAACTAGATCTATTACTAGCAGAATGGGAAGAACTTCATACACTAAAATAA
- a CDS encoding twin-arginine translocase TatA/TatE family subunit, with amino-acid sequence MKYLLIVLVILLLFGTKKLPELGKSLGQSLREFKDATKGLADEDEKKADQ; translated from the coding sequence ATGAAATATTTATTAATCGTGCTTGTCATTTTATTATTGTTTGGAACAAAAAAACTTCCGGAATTGGGCAAGTCGCTCGGTCAATCGCTCCGCGAGTTTAAGGATGCGACGAAAGGATTAGCCGATGAAGATGAAAAAAAAGCCGACCAATGA
- the groL gene encoding chaperonin GroEL (60 kDa chaperone family; promotes refolding of misfolded polypeptides especially under stressful conditions; forms two stacked rings of heptamers to form a barrel-shaped 14mer; ends can be capped by GroES; misfolded proteins enter the barrel where they are refolded when GroES binds) — protein MAKEIKFSEEARRAMLRGVDKLADAVKVTLGPKGRNVVLEKKFGSPLITNDGVTIAKEIELEDPFENMGAKLVAEVASKTNDVAGDGTTTATVLAQAMIREGLKNVTAGANPMGIRKGIEKAVAVAVEELKAISKPIQGKESIAQVAAISAADEEVGQLIAEAMERVGNDGVITLEESKGFATELDVVEGMQFDRGYVSPYMITDTEKMEAVLENPYILITDKKVSSIQEILPILEQVVQQGRPLLIIAEDVEGEALATLVVNKLRGTFNAVAVKAPGFGDRRKAMLEDIAILTGGEVISEELGRELKSATIASLGRASKVVVTKENTTIVEGAGDSERIKARINQIRAQLEETTSEFDREKLQERLAKLAGGVAVIKVGAATETELKERKLRIEDALNSTRAAVEEGIVAGGGTALMNVYSKVAAIEAEGDEATGVKIVLRAIEEPVRQIAQNAGLEGSIIVERLKTEKPGIGFNAATGEWVDMIEAGIVDPTKVTRSALQNAASVAAMFLTTEAVVADKPEENKGGNPGMPDMGGMM, from the coding sequence ATGGCAAAAGAAATTAAATTCAGCGAAGAAGCTCGTCGCGCGATGTTACGCGGTGTGGATAAACTAGCAGATGCGGTAAAAGTAACATTAGGTCCAAAAGGCCGTAACGTCGTATTAGAGAAAAAATTTGGTTCTCCATTAATTACAAACGACGGTGTAACGATCGCGAAAGAAATCGAATTGGAAGACCCATTTGAAAACATGGGTGCAAAACTTGTTGCGGAAGTAGCAAGCAAAACAAATGATGTTGCTGGGGACGGTACAACAACGGCAACAGTTTTAGCGCAAGCAATGATCCGCGAAGGATTGAAAAACGTTACAGCTGGCGCTAACCCAATGGGCATCCGTAAAGGTATTGAAAAAGCGGTCGCTGTGGCAGTAGAAGAATTAAAAGCAATCTCCAAACCAATTCAAGGTAAAGAATCGATTGCTCAAGTTGCAGCGATCTCTGCGGCTGACGAAGAAGTTGGTCAATTAATCGCAGAAGCAATGGAACGCGTTGGCAACGATGGTGTTATCACATTAGAAGAATCGAAAGGCTTCGCAACGGAATTAGATGTTGTCGAAGGTATGCAATTTGACCGTGGTTATGTATCTCCATACATGATCACAGATACAGAAAAAATGGAAGCAGTGCTTGAAAATCCATACATCTTAATTACAGATAAAAAAGTTTCTAGCATCCAAGAAATCTTGCCTATCTTAGAACAAGTAGTTCAACAAGGAAGACCGCTATTAATTATCGCAGAAGATGTCGAAGGCGAAGCGCTCGCAACATTAGTCGTCAACAAACTTCGTGGTACATTCAATGCGGTAGCGGTAAAAGCGCCTGGCTTCGGCGATCGTCGTAAAGCGATGCTTGAAGATATCGCGATTTTAACTGGCGGTGAAGTTATCTCCGAAGAACTAGGACGTGAATTAAAATCTGCAACAATTGCATCGCTTGGCCGCGCTTCGAAAGTAGTTGTAACGAAAGAAAATACAACAATCGTAGAAGGCGCTGGCGATTCTGAACGCATTAAAGCTCGCATCAACCAAATCCGTGCGCAATTAGAAGAAACTACTTCGGAATTCGACCGCGAAAAATTACAAGAACGCCTTGCAAAATTAGCTGGCGGCGTAGCGGTAATCAAAGTTGGTGCGGCGACAGAAACAGAATTGAAAGAACGCAAATTGCGCATTGAAGACGCGCTCAACTCTACTCGTGCGGCTGTCGAAGAAGGTATCGTAGCCGGCGGTGGTACGGCATTAATGAACGTATACAGCAAAGTGGCTGCAATCGAAGCGGAAGGCGACGAAGCAACTGGTGTGAAAATCGTTCTTCGCGCAATCGAAGAGCCAGTTCGTCAAATCGCGCAAAACGCTGGTTTGGAAGGCTCTATCATTGTTGAACGCTTAAAAACAGAAAAACCTGGCATCGGCTTCAACGCGGCTACTGGTGAATGGGTAGACATGATTGAAGCTGGTATCGTAGACCCAACAAAAGTAACTCGTTCTGCACTTCAAAACGCAGCTTCTGTTGCCGCTATGTTCTTAACAACTGAAGCAGTTGTTGCTGACAAACCAGAAGAAAACAAAGGCGGCAACCCAGGAATGCCTGACATGGGCGGAATGATGTAA
- a CDS encoding CPBP family intramembrane glutamic endopeptidase — protein MKRQYWYVIITYIIMQLSGIVGVPLLRFLGVGKHAENKLVAAQLTSGYWAVISFAIAFLIILFFLRDDIKQRHTRYRVSLPVAWMWAIGGVFLALFAQSIAANIEWRLLGIEPGSENTRRIVEIIQVTPILIIVTSIIGPILEEIIFRKIIFGTLYQKYNFFIAALISSLLFSVVHMELEHLLLYAAMGFTFAFLYAKTGRIFVPIFAHVTMNTFVVLVQTLFADEIEKMMRQAEHIQLIIGGF, from the coding sequence TTGAAACGACAATATTGGTATGTCATTATTACGTATATCATCATGCAGCTGTCTGGTATTGTAGGAGTTCCGCTTTTGCGCTTTCTCGGTGTGGGGAAACATGCCGAAAACAAGCTCGTTGCCGCACAGCTCACTTCTGGCTATTGGGCGGTCATTAGCTTTGCGATTGCGTTTTTGATTATTCTCTTTTTCTTACGCGACGATATAAAACAGCGGCATACTCGTTATCGCGTTTCCTTGCCTGTCGCCTGGATGTGGGCGATCGGCGGCGTCTTTTTAGCCCTGTTTGCCCAGAGCATTGCCGCTAATATTGAATGGCGTCTGCTTGGCATCGAACCGGGCTCGGAAAACACGAGACGAATTGTCGAAATCATTCAAGTCACCCCGATATTGATCATCGTTACTTCCATTATCGGCCCGATTTTAGAAGAAATTATTTTTCGCAAAATTATTTTCGGGACGCTATATCAAAAATACAACTTCTTCATTGCCGCGCTCATCAGTTCGCTATTATTTTCGGTAGTCCATATGGAATTGGAGCATCTGCTTTTATATGCGGCAATGGGTTTTACGTTTGCCTTTCTTTATGCGAAAACGGGGCGCATTTTCGTTCCGATATTCGCTCACGTTACGATGAATACGTTCGTAGTCTTGGTGCAAACATTGTTTGCTGATGAAATTGAAAAAATGATGCGGCAGGCAGAACATATACAACTCATTATTGGGGGCTTTTAA
- the groES gene encoding co-chaperone GroES has product MLKPLGDRVVIEVIETEEKTASGIVLPDTAKEKPQEGRVVAVGKGRVLDSGERVAPEVEVGDRIIFSKYAGTEVKYDGKEYLILRESDILAVIG; this is encoded by the coding sequence GTGTTAAAGCCATTAGGTGATCGCGTTGTCATTGAAGTGATCGAAACAGAAGAAAAAACTGCAAGCGGTATCGTATTGCCAGACACTGCGAAAGAAAAGCCACAAGAAGGTAGAGTAGTTGCTGTCGGCAAAGGACGCGTGCTTGACAGCGGTGAGCGCGTAGCTCCGGAAGTAGAAGTTGGCGATCGCATTATCTTCTCGAAATATGCTGGCACAGAAGTAAAATATGATGGCAAAGAATACTTAATCTTACGTGAAAGCGATATTTTAGCTGTTATTGGCTAA
- the rimI gene encoding ribosomal protein S18-alanine N-acetyltransferase → MGMDIQFRFMTLNDIDDVLRVERASFTVPWSREAFYNELVHNRYAKYIVMVHKGRIIGYGGMWVVLDEAHITNVAVLPEFRGKKLGEALMRKLMETAKQLGAVTMTLEVRVSNHVAQSLYRKLGFRNGGIRRHYYPDNLEDALVMWVNLS, encoded by the coding sequence ATGGGGATGGATATTCAATTTCGGTTCATGACATTAAATGACATTGATGATGTGTTGCGAGTAGAGCGTGCCTCTTTTACTGTGCCTTGGAGCAGGGAAGCATTTTATAATGAGCTTGTCCACAATCGTTACGCGAAATATATCGTTATGGTGCATAAAGGCCGCATCATCGGTTATGGCGGGATGTGGGTAGTGCTCGATGAGGCGCATATTACGAATGTGGCAGTATTGCCGGAATTTCGCGGCAAAAAGTTAGGAGAAGCGCTTATGCGCAAATTGATGGAAACGGCCAAACAGTTAGGGGCTGTAACGATGACGTTGGAAGTTCGAGTTTCTAATCATGTCGCCCAGTCGTTATATCGAAAATTAGGGTTTCGCAATGGCGGCATTCGTAGACATTATTATCCAGATAATTTAGAAGACGCGCTAGTAATGTGGGTGAATTTATCATGA
- the tsaB gene encoding tRNA (adenosine(37)-N6)-threonylcarbamoyltransferase complex dimerization subunit type 1 TsaB yields the protein MKILAIDTSNVVMGIALVEDDLVKGEITTNIKKDHSTRVMPAVQSLMKHCGVTPQELDLIAVARGPGSYTGVRIGVTIAKTLAWSLNIPIVGVSSLEVLAANGRYFSGVISPFFDARRGQIYTGLYRYNGSELVCIESDRIVLAEEWANQLKARKEEVLFIGTGVALNDLFQAQLGELAHFAPAALQLPRPSELALLGKKKEREDVHTFVPNYIRLAEAEAKWLAKQKGENNNGDGYSISVHDIK from the coding sequence ATGAAAATATTAGCGATTGATACATCCAATGTCGTAATGGGAATCGCGTTAGTTGAGGATGACCTCGTAAAAGGAGAAATAACAACCAACATCAAGAAAGACCATTCTACACGTGTCATGCCAGCGGTCCAATCATTGATGAAACATTGCGGCGTTACCCCTCAGGAGCTCGATTTAATCGCTGTCGCAAGAGGTCCTGGTTCATATACAGGTGTGCGCATCGGTGTGACGATTGCGAAAACGCTAGCGTGGTCATTAAACATTCCAATCGTCGGAGTATCTAGTTTAGAGGTGCTGGCGGCTAATGGTCGATATTTTTCTGGCGTGATTTCTCCGTTTTTTGATGCCAGAAGGGGGCAAATTTATACGGGGCTATACCGTTATAATGGGTCAGAGCTCGTATGTATAGAAAGTGATCGCATCGTTCTAGCGGAAGAATGGGCCAACCAACTCAAGGCAAGAAAAGAAGAGGTGTTATTTATTGGAACAGGTGTTGCTTTAAACGATCTGTTTCAAGCGCAACTTGGGGAATTGGCTCATTTTGCTCCCGCTGCATTACAATTGCCGCGGCCGAGCGAACTAGCGCTCCTTGGAAAGAAAAAAGAGCGGGAAGACGTCCATACATTCGTACCGAATTACATCCGTTTGGCGGAGGCAGAAGCGAAATGGCTTGCCAAACAAAAAGGGGAAAATAACAATGGGGATGGATATTCAATTTCGGTTCATGACATTAAATGA
- the moaC gene encoding cyclic pyranopterin monophosphate synthase MoaC: MSTFTHFNEQGRAKMVDITDKEDTVRMATAQTSVTVNKEIYEKMTNKTIEKGDVLAVAQVAGIMAAKKTADLIPMCHPLMLKGVDIQFAWHVEEEKALYQLLITVTVKTKGSTGVEMEALTAASVCALTVYDMCKALDKGMVIGPTYLVEKMGGKSGHYQRKKRSAGGFIDEQ, translated from the coding sequence TTGTCAACATTTACCCATTTCAATGAACAAGGCCGAGCAAAAATGGTTGATATTACGGACAAAGAGGATACGGTCCGCATGGCGACCGCGCAAACAAGTGTGACCGTCAATAAGGAAATTTATGAAAAAATGACAAACAAGACGATCGAAAAAGGGGATGTGCTTGCCGTTGCGCAAGTGGCGGGCATTATGGCGGCGAAAAAAACAGCCGATCTCATTCCGATGTGCCATCCGCTTATGCTAAAAGGTGTCGACATTCAGTTTGCCTGGCATGTCGAAGAAGAAAAAGCGTTGTATCAATTGTTGATTACCGTAACAGTGAAAACGAAAGGAAGCACAGGGGTAGAGATGGAAGCGCTAACGGCCGCCTCTGTATGTGCGCTGACAGTATATGATATGTGCAAGGCGCTTGATAAAGGAATGGTGATTGGCCCAACCTATTTAGTAGAGAAAATGGGTGGAAAGTCAGGACATTATCAACGTAAAAAAAGAAGTGCTGGGGGATTTATCGATGAGCAATGA
- the tsaD gene encoding tRNA (adenosine(37)-N6)-threonylcarbamoyltransferase complex transferase subunit TsaD, whose product MNHDIYVLGIETSCDETAAAVVKNGKEILSNIVASQMESHKRFGGVVPEIASRHHVEQITLVIEEALNKAGVSFSQLHAIAVTKGPGLVGALLIGVSAAKALSFAYNIPLVGVHHIAGHIYANRLVTEMKFPLLSLVVSGGHTELVYMEEHGKFQVIGETRDDAAGEAYDKVARALNLPYPGGPHIDRLAQEGKATIDLPRAWLEEGSYDFSFSGLKSAVLNTLHNAKQRGEEIDPKDMAASFQASVIDVLVTKTIQAAKEYHVRQVLLAGGVAANRGLRAELQKQMAKLDNVELVIPPLSLCTDNAAMIAAAGTVLYTQGKRADMALNADPSLELE is encoded by the coding sequence ATGAATCATGACATATATGTGCTTGGAATTGAAACGAGCTGCGATGAAACAGCAGCAGCAGTAGTGAAAAACGGCAAAGAAATTCTCTCCAATATCGTCGCTTCGCAAATGGAAAGCCATAAACGCTTCGGTGGCGTCGTACCGGAAATCGCTTCGCGTCATCATGTCGAGCAAATTACGCTCGTGATTGAAGAAGCGCTGAATAAGGCAGGCGTTTCCTTTTCACAATTACACGCGATTGCGGTAACGAAAGGTCCAGGACTGGTCGGCGCGCTGTTAATTGGGGTCAGCGCGGCAAAAGCGTTATCGTTTGCCTATAATATTCCGCTGGTTGGCGTTCATCACATCGCAGGGCATATTTACGCGAATCGGCTTGTTACGGAAATGAAATTTCCGTTATTATCCCTTGTTGTTTCTGGCGGACATACGGAACTTGTATACATGGAGGAACACGGCAAGTTTCAAGTGATTGGCGAAACGAGAGACGATGCGGCGGGAGAAGCGTATGACAAAGTGGCGAGGGCGTTAAACCTTCCTTATCCAGGCGGGCCGCATATTGACCGTCTTGCCCAGGAAGGAAAGGCGACAATCGATCTGCCACGGGCTTGGCTCGAAGAAGGATCGTATGATTTCAGCTTCAGTGGTTTGAAATCGGCCGTATTAAATACGCTGCATAATGCTAAACAACGCGGTGAAGAAATAGATCCAAAAGATATGGCGGCCAGCTTTCAGGCCAGCGTTATCGATGTGCTAGTGACCAAAACGATCCAGGCGGCAAAAGAATATCACGTTCGCCAAGTGTTGCTTGCGGGCGGGGTCGCCGCTAATCGAGGATTAAGGGCGGAATTGCAAAAGCAAATGGCGAAATTAGACAATGTTGAGTTAGTGATACCGCCATTATCGTTATGCACTGACAATGCAGCAATGATCGCAGCAGCAGGAACCGTGTTGTATACGCAAGGAAAACGGGCGGACATGGCATTAAATGCCGACCCAAGCTTGGAGTTAGAATAA
- the tatC gene encoding twin-arginine translocase subunit TatC, with amino-acid sequence MNDKEMSVYEHLGELRKRLIIVLVFFGIALIGSFFFVEPIILYLQHTDEAKELTMNAFRLTDPIKIYFQFAFVIAFILTAPVLLYQIWAFVSPGLYEKERKVTLSYIPLSIFLFLAGVSFAYFVLFPFVVRFMQNLAERLGIHQVIGINEYFEFLLQLVLPFGIVFQLPVVVMFLTRLGLITPMLLSKVRKYAYLALLILAAAITPPDVLSQVIVMIPLSILYEASIWISKMAYRKVLLAQQEQENLP; translated from the coding sequence ATGAATGATAAAGAAATGTCGGTGTATGAGCACCTAGGAGAGTTGCGAAAACGGCTTATCATTGTTCTTGTTTTTTTTGGCATTGCCTTGATAGGGAGCTTCTTCTTTGTCGAACCGATCATTTTATATTTGCAGCATACGGATGAAGCAAAAGAATTGACGATGAATGCATTTCGTTTGACAGACCCGATCAAAATTTACTTTCAGTTTGCCTTTGTCATCGCCTTTATTCTTACTGCCCCGGTTTTGCTTTATCAAATTTGGGCGTTTGTCAGCCCAGGGTTATATGAAAAAGAGCGAAAAGTGACGTTAAGCTATATTCCGCTTTCGATTTTTCTCTTTTTAGCAGGCGTTAGTTTTGCGTATTTTGTCTTATTTCCGTTTGTCGTTCGTTTTATGCAAAATTTGGCGGAACGCCTCGGTATTCATCAAGTCATCGGTATTAATGAATATTTCGAATTTTTGCTTCAGCTCGTCTTGCCGTTTGGCATTGTCTTTCAGCTGCCGGTAGTTGTGATGTTTTTAACAAGACTTGGTTTGATTACACCGATGTTATTGAGCAAAGTACGAAAATACGCTTATTTGGCCTTGCTGATTTTAGCTGCGGCCATTACGCCGCCGGATGTATTATCACAAGTGATTGTGATGATTCCGCTTTCGATTTTATATGAAGCAAGCATTTGGATCTCCAAAATGGCTTACCGCAAAGTATTATTGGCGCAACAGGAACAAGAAAACCTCCCGTGA
- a CDS encoding YdiK family protein: MRRTPLQFAFAYFLMGVLFTYLSIQSAKDTIWNFFTIFLAILATLDFGAAIRLFAFHFRNKPPV, translated from the coding sequence ATGAGAAGGACACCATTGCAATTCGCTTTTGCCTATTTTCTGATGGGAGTACTATTTACTTACTTGTCCATTCAAAGTGCAAAAGATACGATTTGGAACTTTTTCACCATCTTCCTTGCCATCCTGGCTACGCTTGATTTTGGAGCAGCCATACGTCTCTTCGCATTCCACTTTCGCAATAAACCTCCCGTTTGA